One Cellulosimicrobium protaetiae genomic region harbors:
- a CDS encoding alpha-L-arabinofuranosidase C-terminal domain-containing protein has product MDTSLHPPRPRTAGRRRAVALALVSGLVGTVALATSVPASAAEPDLPDGARVDAFDGAALDADWTVVNPVPEALAVSGGALRLTSQPGDTYQDANSAKNVVLLDVPAGDFTVVTHLEAPVATVYQGAGLIAWQDMDNYVRSGLTFVGSLSPSGRAIENDVESGGVFSAASFTDRPASTGETLRMQRTGDVIATSYWDGTAWQPAGSVTVDFPTTQVGLYALAAQNGASHTAAFDYVALQTAEGADQVPDGAFTLTGPGDARYLVATDDGLALDDERPATTVALDATAVDGAEGTSPVTLAVDDRPVVVSGASRLSLGAAGEDATALRLTDAGGGKVWLRSAADPEQYAGVRASDGALVLGPRDAATKLTITPATSADHEITVDLAGERTEMSDELYGIFYEDINYAADGGLYAELVRNRSFEFTNQDNGSFNGLTAWSAANRGGATATTQVVNDAGRLNATNRTYLNLTTTAAGAGVRNAGYNTGLFVEEGESYDFSVWARSATAQSVTVRVEDNAGTTAYATGQVAVDGSNAWKKYDVTLTATGTTNAGRLALFSGAAGTLALDQVSLFPQDTWVGPVNGTSVLRKDLAEKIDALDPQFLRFPGGCVTNVGTFRTYEESNFTDRRRTYQWKETIGPVEERATNWNFWGYNQSYGIGYLEYFLFAEDLGATPLPVVSVGANGCGSTIPEMKDPAQIQWWVDDTVDLIEFANGDVTTEWGAVRAGLGHPEPFGLKYIGLGNEENTKTFEANFPAFRDAIAAAYPDIQIISNSGPDDTGQRFDELWEFNREQDVDLVDEHYYNDPQWFLENDERYDSYDREGPHVFLGEYASRGNTFANALSEAAFMTGLERNSDVVRLASYAPLLANESYVQWSPDAIWFDNDESWGSVNYYVQQLFSANAGDEVVPSTHSGPAPADATLDGGVFLSTWNTAAQYDNVRVTDNASGDVLFSDDFESGASQWEPQTGTWAAQDGAYVQSATNVTDARSIVAGAYAKDWSSYTLELDARKTSGAEGFLVGFAAGGPNDYYWWNLGGWNNTRQALQRASGGSANEVKAVENHSIEAGQPYHVKVVVEGSTIELYLDGELQMSYEQPSTKSLYQVVTRDDDTGDVVVKVVNPTATAARTQVHVEGAEGIASEATVTEMVGAPSDTNTKADPERVVPVERTLTGVGEEFSYEFPAHSITFVRLHASDAAPELDLAVEASPRCLAGKAYVAVRATNGEDVPVSVTLATPFGQKAFAEVAPGKNAYQSFAARATSAPAAVATVTGTATLDGEQVTSTVDVAYDALDCG; this is encoded by the coding sequence ATGGATACGTCCCTTCACCCGCCACGGCCCCGAACGGCCGGCCGCCGACGCGCGGTCGCGCTGGCGCTCGTGTCCGGCCTGGTCGGCACGGTCGCGCTCGCGACGTCGGTGCCCGCCTCCGCCGCGGAGCCCGACCTGCCCGATGGCGCCCGGGTCGACGCGTTCGACGGGGCCGCGCTCGACGCGGACTGGACCGTCGTCAACCCCGTGCCCGAGGCGCTCGCGGTCTCCGGCGGCGCGCTGCGCCTCACGTCGCAGCCGGGCGACACGTACCAGGACGCGAACAGCGCCAAGAACGTCGTCCTGCTCGACGTGCCGGCCGGCGACTTCACGGTCGTGACGCACCTCGAGGCGCCCGTCGCCACGGTGTACCAGGGCGCGGGGCTCATCGCGTGGCAGGACATGGACAACTACGTCCGGTCCGGCCTGACGTTCGTGGGCAGCCTCTCGCCGTCCGGCCGGGCGATCGAGAACGACGTGGAGAGCGGTGGCGTCTTCTCCGCCGCGAGCTTCACCGACCGTCCGGCGTCGACCGGCGAGACGCTGCGCATGCAGCGCACGGGCGACGTCATCGCGACCTCCTACTGGGACGGCACCGCCTGGCAGCCCGCGGGCTCCGTGACCGTCGACTTCCCGACCACGCAGGTCGGCCTCTACGCGCTCGCCGCGCAGAACGGCGCGTCGCACACCGCGGCGTTCGACTACGTCGCGCTCCAGACCGCCGAGGGCGCGGACCAGGTGCCCGACGGCGCGTTCACGCTCACGGGCCCGGGCGACGCCCGGTACCTCGTGGCGACCGACGACGGCCTCGCCCTCGACGACGAGCGCCCGGCGACGACGGTCGCGCTCGACGCGACCGCGGTCGACGGCGCCGAGGGCACGTCCCCGGTGACGCTCGCCGTCGACGACCGGCCCGTCGTGGTCTCGGGCGCGTCCCGGCTCTCCCTCGGGGCCGCGGGCGAGGACGCCACGGCGCTGCGGCTCACCGACGCCGGCGGCGGCAAGGTCTGGCTGCGCAGCGCGGCCGACCCCGAGCAGTACGCCGGCGTGCGCGCGTCCGACGGCGCGCTCGTCCTCGGCCCGCGCGACGCGGCCACGAAGCTCACGATCACGCCCGCCACCAGCGCCGACCACGAGATCACGGTGGACCTCGCCGGCGAGCGCACCGAGATGAGCGACGAGCTCTACGGCATCTTCTACGAGGACATCAACTACGCGGCCGACGGCGGCCTGTACGCCGAGCTCGTGCGCAACCGGTCGTTCGAGTTCACCAACCAGGACAACGGGTCGTTCAACGGCCTCACCGCGTGGAGCGCGGCGAACCGGGGCGGCGCGACGGCCACGACGCAGGTCGTGAACGACGCCGGGCGGCTCAACGCGACGAACCGCACCTACCTCAACCTCACGACGACCGCCGCCGGTGCCGGGGTGCGCAACGCCGGGTACAACACGGGCCTGTTCGTCGAGGAGGGGGAGTCGTACGACTTCTCCGTCTGGGCACGGTCGGCGACGGCGCAGTCGGTCACGGTGCGCGTCGAGGACAACGCCGGGACCACGGCCTACGCGACCGGACAGGTGGCCGTCGACGGCTCGAACGCGTGGAAGAAGTACGACGTCACGCTCACCGCGACCGGTACGACGAACGCCGGGCGCCTCGCGCTGTTCTCGGGCGCCGCGGGCACGCTCGCGCTCGACCAGGTGTCGCTCTTCCCGCAGGACACGTGGGTCGGCCCGGTCAACGGGACGTCCGTCCTCCGCAAGGACCTCGCCGAGAAGATCGATGCGCTCGACCCGCAGTTCCTGCGCTTCCCCGGCGGCTGCGTGACGAACGTCGGCACGTTCCGCACCTACGAGGAGTCGAACTTCACCGACCGTCGCCGCACGTACCAGTGGAAGGAGACGATCGGCCCGGTCGAGGAGCGCGCGACCAACTGGAACTTCTGGGGCTACAACCAGTCGTACGGCATCGGGTACCTCGAGTACTTCCTCTTCGCCGAGGACCTCGGCGCGACGCCGCTGCCCGTGGTGTCGGTCGGAGCCAACGGCTGCGGCAGCACCATCCCCGAGATGAAGGACCCCGCGCAGATCCAGTGGTGGGTGGACGACACGGTCGACCTCATCGAGTTCGCCAACGGCGACGTGACGACCGAGTGGGGCGCCGTGCGCGCCGGGCTCGGGCACCCCGAGCCGTTCGGCCTGAAGTACATCGGCCTCGGCAACGAGGAGAACACCAAGACGTTCGAGGCCAACTTCCCGGCGTTCCGCGACGCGATCGCGGCCGCCTACCCGGACATCCAGATCATCTCGAACTCCGGTCCGGACGACACGGGCCAGCGCTTCGACGAGCTCTGGGAGTTCAACCGCGAGCAGGACGTCGACCTCGTCGACGAGCACTACTACAACGACCCGCAGTGGTTCCTCGAGAACGACGAGCGCTACGACTCCTACGACCGCGAGGGGCCGCACGTGTTCCTCGGCGAGTACGCGTCGCGCGGCAACACGTTCGCCAACGCGCTGTCGGAGGCCGCGTTCATGACCGGCCTGGAGCGCAACTCCGACGTCGTGCGGCTCGCGTCGTACGCGCCGCTGCTCGCGAACGAGTCGTACGTCCAGTGGTCGCCCGACGCGATCTGGTTCGACAACGACGAGTCGTGGGGCTCGGTGAACTACTACGTCCAGCAGCTGTTCTCGGCGAACGCGGGGGACGAGGTCGTGCCCAGCACGCACTCCGGCCCGGCGCCGGCCGACGCGACGCTCGACGGGGGCGTCTTCCTCTCGACGTGGAACACGGCCGCGCAGTACGACAACGTGCGCGTGACCGACAACGCGAGCGGCGACGTGCTCTTCTCGGACGACTTCGAGTCCGGTGCGTCGCAGTGGGAGCCCCAGACCGGGACGTGGGCCGCGCAGGACGGCGCCTACGTGCAGTCGGCGACGAACGTCACCGACGCCCGGTCGATCGTGGCCGGCGCGTACGCGAAGGACTGGTCGAGCTACACGCTCGAGCTCGACGCGCGCAAGACGTCCGGCGCCGAGGGCTTCCTCGTCGGCTTCGCCGCCGGCGGCCCGAACGACTACTACTGGTGGAACCTCGGCGGGTGGAACAACACCCGCCAGGCGCTCCAGCGCGCGTCGGGCGGGAGCGCCAACGAGGTGAAGGCGGTCGAGAACCACAGCATCGAGGCCGGCCAGCCGTACCACGTCAAGGTCGTCGTCGAGGGCTCGACCATCGAGCTCTACCTCGACGGCGAGCTCCAGATGTCCTACGAGCAGCCGTCGACCAAGTCGCTCTACCAGGTCGTCACGCGCGACGACGACACGGGCGACGTCGTCGTCAAGGTCGTCAACCCTACCGCGACCGCGGCGCGCACGCAGGTGCACGTCGAGGGTGCTGAGGGCATCGCGTCCGAGGCGACGGTCACGGAGATGGTGGGCGCGCCGTCGGACACCAACACCAAGGCCGACCCCGAGCGGGTCGTCCCGGTCGAGCGGACGCTGACGGGCGTGGGGGAGGAGTTCTCCTACGAGTTCCCCGCGCACTCGATCACGTTCGTCCGGCTGCACGCGTCCGACGCGGCACCCGAGCTCGACCTCGCGGTCGAGGCCTCGCCGCGCTGCCTCGCGGGCAAGGCGTACGTCGCCGTGCGCGCGACGAACGGCGAGGACGTCCCGGTCTCGGTGACGCTCGCGACGCCGTTCGGGCAGAAGGCGTTCGCGGAGGTGGCGCCGGGCAAGAACGCGTACCAGTCGTTCGCGGCACGCGCGACGTCGGCCCCGGCGGCCGTCGCGACGGTGACGGGCACGGCGACGCTCGACGGCGAGCAGGTCACCTCGACCGTCGACGTCGCCTACGACGCGCTCGACTGCGGCTGA
- a CDS encoding ABC transporter permease: protein MSTTAPAWQRAVQHRLFWPIVALVVLLAVNTVNRPSFLSIRIQDGHLFGSLVNLLKNGAPLLLVALGMTLVIATRGIDLSVGAVVAISGAVALSFIASSPSPDSLTTVLVAAGIALALSFVLGVWNGFLVSVLGIQPIIATLVLMTAGRGVAMLITGGQITTVNSAPFKAIGSGFWLGIPVAVVLAGLVFAAVALLTRRTALGMLIESVGINPEASRLAGVKARSIIWTVYAVCALFAGLAGLMISSSTMAADANNAGLFIELDAILAVVIGGTSLAGGKFSLSGTLVGVLIIQTLTLTVTMLGISPSVTPLFKAIVVIAVCLAQSPKVRDLIAARRRRAAPTAAAAAEVSA from the coding sequence ATGAGCACCACGGCACCCGCCTGGCAGCGCGCCGTCCAGCACCGGCTCTTCTGGCCGATCGTCGCGCTGGTCGTGCTGCTGGCGGTCAACACGGTCAACCGGCCGAGCTTCCTGTCGATCCGGATCCAGGACGGGCACCTGTTCGGCTCGCTCGTCAACCTGCTGAAGAACGGCGCGCCGCTGCTGCTCGTCGCGCTCGGCATGACGCTCGTCATCGCGACGCGGGGCATCGACCTGTCGGTCGGTGCGGTCGTCGCGATCTCCGGCGCCGTGGCCCTGAGCTTCATCGCGTCGTCGCCCTCGCCGGACAGCCTGACGACCGTGCTGGTCGCCGCGGGCATCGCGCTCGCGCTGTCCTTCGTCCTCGGCGTGTGGAACGGCTTCCTGGTCTCGGTCCTCGGGATCCAGCCCATCATCGCGACGCTCGTGCTCATGACCGCGGGGCGCGGCGTCGCGATGCTCATCACGGGCGGCCAGATCACGACGGTCAACAGCGCGCCGTTCAAGGCGATCGGCTCCGGCTTCTGGCTCGGGATCCCGGTCGCGGTCGTGCTCGCGGGCCTCGTCTTCGCGGCGGTCGCGCTGCTCACGCGCCGCACCGCGCTCGGCATGCTCATCGAGTCGGTCGGCATCAACCCCGAGGCGAGCCGCCTCGCGGGCGTCAAGGCGCGCAGCATCATCTGGACCGTGTACGCGGTGTGCGCGCTGTTCGCGGGTCTGGCAGGCCTCATGATCTCGTCGAGCACCATGGCTGCCGACGCGAACAACGCGGGCCTCTTCATCGAGCTCGACGCGATCCTCGCCGTCGTCATCGGCGGCACGTCGCTCGCGGGCGGGAAGTTCTCGCTCTCGGGCACGCTCGTCGGCGTCCTCATCATCCAGACGCTCACGCTCACGGTGACCATGCTCGGCATCTCGCCGTCCGTCACGCCCCTGTTCAAGGCGATCGTCGTCATCGCGGTCTGCCTCGCGCAGTCCCCGAAGGTGCGCGACCTGATCGCCGCCCGACGACGTCGCGCGGCCCCGACGGCCGCCGCGGCCGCGGAGGTGAGCGCCTGA
- the yjfF gene encoding galactofuranose ABC transporter, permease protein YjfF: MTERLTSRVRLDRRYLPVLGTFAVLALMLVVGGSRYENFLSARVISNLFINNSFLIVLAVGMTFVILTGGIDLSVGAVVALSGITTASLLQSGWPVAVVLVVSVLIGTVLGLAVGLMVHVFDIQPFIATLAAMFLARGLCYVISLQSIPITDESFVALAGWSQEFGDGWRVTTAVLIALVVVAIAFYVLHYTQFGRTVYAIGGGEQSAMLMGLPVARTKVLVYVVSGTCAGIGGLLFAMFSRSGYSLTGVGMELDAIAAVVIGGTLLTGGTGFVLGSVLGVLVLGLIQTIITFEGTLSSWWTKIVIGVLLLVFVILQRVLVVRRR, encoded by the coding sequence ATGACCGAGCGACTCACGAGCCGTGTCCGCCTCGACCGGCGCTACCTCCCGGTCCTGGGCACGTTCGCGGTGCTCGCGCTCATGCTCGTGGTGGGCGGCAGCAGGTACGAGAACTTCCTCTCGGCCCGCGTCATCTCGAACCTGTTCATCAACAACTCGTTCCTCATCGTGCTCGCGGTCGGGATGACCTTCGTCATCCTCACGGGAGGCATCGACCTGTCGGTCGGCGCGGTCGTGGCGCTCTCCGGCATCACGACGGCGTCCCTGCTCCAGAGCGGATGGCCCGTCGCCGTCGTGCTCGTCGTCTCCGTCCTGATCGGGACGGTCCTCGGCCTCGCGGTCGGGTTGATGGTGCACGTCTTCGACATCCAACCGTTCATCGCGACGCTCGCCGCGATGTTCCTCGCGCGCGGCCTGTGCTACGTGATCTCGCTCCAGTCGATCCCGATCACGGACGAGTCGTTCGTGGCTCTCGCGGGCTGGAGCCAGGAGTTCGGCGACGGGTGGCGCGTCACGACGGCGGTCCTCATCGCCCTCGTCGTCGTCGCGATCGCGTTCTACGTGCTGCACTACACGCAGTTCGGCCGCACCGTGTACGCGATCGGTGGCGGCGAGCAGTCGGCGATGCTCATGGGCCTGCCCGTCGCGCGCACCAAGGTGCTCGTGTACGTGGTGAGCGGCACGTGCGCCGGCATCGGTGGCCTGCTGTTCGCGATGTTCTCGCGGTCCGGCTACTCGCTCACGGGCGTGGGCATGGAGCTGGACGCGATCGCCGCGGTCGTCATCGGCGGCACGCTGCTCACGGGCGGGACGGGCTTCGTGCTCGGGTCCGTGCTCGGCGTCCTCGTGCTCGGCCTCATCCAGACGATCATCACCTTCGAGGGCACGCTGAGCTCGTGGTGGACCAAGATCGTCATCGGCGTGCTGCTCCTGGTCTTCGTGATCCTGCAGCGCGTGCTGGTCGTCAGGCGGAGGTGA
- a CDS encoding L-ribulose-5-phosphate 4-epimerase, whose translation MSTPTPAADVAAAPGAATAAVPAHLRDAVDAAKERVAALHAELPRWELVVWTAGNVSERVRDATYPDGSRDLLVIKPSGVAYDDITPAAMVVCDLDAALVEGDRSPSSDTAAHAYVYRHLPDVGGVVHTHSTYATAWAARGEPVPCVLTMMADEFGGDIPVGPFALIGDDSIGRGIVETLRDSRSPAVLMRNHGPFTIGKDARAAVKAAVMCEEVARTVHVSRQLGEPTRIPQDDVDSLYARYQNVYGQQPAPDRP comes from the coding sequence ATGAGCACGCCCACCCCTGCCGCGGACGTGGCTGCCGCACCCGGTGCCGCGACGGCGGCGGTGCCCGCGCACCTGCGCGACGCCGTCGACGCCGCCAAGGAGCGCGTCGCCGCGCTGCACGCCGAGCTCCCGCGGTGGGAGCTCGTCGTCTGGACCGCGGGCAACGTGTCCGAGCGCGTGCGCGACGCGACGTACCCCGACGGCTCCCGCGACCTGCTCGTCATCAAGCCGTCGGGCGTGGCGTACGACGACATCACGCCCGCCGCGATGGTCGTGTGCGACCTCGACGCGGCGCTCGTCGAGGGCGACCGGTCGCCGTCGTCCGACACGGCGGCGCACGCCTACGTCTACCGGCACCTGCCGGACGTGGGCGGCGTGGTGCACACGCACTCGACGTACGCGACGGCGTGGGCCGCGCGCGGGGAGCCGGTCCCGTGCGTCCTGACGATGATGGCCGACGAGTTCGGCGGCGACATCCCCGTCGGCCCGTTCGCGCTCATCGGCGACGACTCGATCGGGCGCGGCATCGTCGAGACGCTGCGGGACTCCCGGAGCCCCGCGGTCCTCATGCGCAACCACGGGCCGTTCACGATCGGCAAGGACGCGCGCGCGGCGGTCAAGGCGGCCGTGATGTGCGAGGAGGTCGCGCGGACCGTGCACGTCAGCCGACAGCTCGGCGAGCCCACGCGCATCCCGCAGGACGACGTCGACTCCCTCTACGCGCGCTACCAGAACGTCTACGGGCAGCAGCCCGCGCCCGACCGCCCCTGA
- a CDS encoding sugar ABC transporter ATP-binding protein, with protein sequence MTTAVPDGRPVVEMTGISIEFPGVKALDGVDLTLRPGEVHALMGENGAGKSTLIKALTGVYSIDSGRIVVDGAEHTFSGPGEAQAAGVSPVYQEVNLCENLSVAENIMLGHEPRRLGAIDWRATRRRAGEMLARLNLDIDPASSLAAHSLAVQQLVAICRALVVECKVLILDEPTSSLDADEVAQLFAVVRRLRDEGVAILFVSHFLEQVYDISDRMTVLRNGRLVGEYVTAELPRLELVSKMIGTSLEVLEELEEAPKRSVADRDGTTPFVQALGVGRKGSVQPFDLDVYPGEVVGLAGLLGSGRTELARLLAGADRADSGQVRVGGAPARLRTPRSAMQHKIAFSSEHRKAEGIVGDLTIRENIVLGLQAERGWARRLPRKQVDEIVETYIKALAIRPGNPDALIKNLSGGNQQKVLLARWLATAPKLLILDEPTRGIDVGAKAEIQKLVAQLAGEGMSVVFISAELEEVLRLSHRIAVMRDRVKVAEITNDEDVTVEDVVELIASGGQES encoded by the coding sequence ATGACTACCGCCGTCCCCGACGGTCGGCCCGTCGTCGAGATGACCGGGATCTCGATCGAGTTCCCGGGCGTCAAGGCGCTCGACGGAGTCGACCTCACGCTCCGGCCCGGAGAGGTCCACGCCCTCATGGGCGAGAACGGCGCCGGCAAGTCGACGCTCATCAAGGCGCTCACCGGCGTCTACTCGATCGACTCAGGTCGCATCGTGGTCGACGGCGCCGAGCACACGTTCTCGGGCCCGGGCGAGGCCCAGGCCGCCGGCGTCTCGCCGGTGTACCAGGAGGTCAACCTCTGCGAGAACCTCTCGGTCGCCGAGAACATCATGCTCGGCCACGAGCCGCGCCGCCTCGGCGCGATCGACTGGCGCGCGACGCGTCGCCGCGCCGGCGAGATGCTCGCCCGCCTCAACCTCGACATCGACCCGGCCTCGTCCCTCGCGGCCCACTCGCTCGCCGTGCAGCAGCTCGTCGCGATCTGCCGCGCGCTCGTCGTCGAGTGCAAGGTGCTCATCCTCGACGAGCCGACCTCGAGCCTCGACGCGGACGAGGTCGCCCAGCTCTTCGCCGTCGTACGGCGGCTGCGCGACGAGGGCGTCGCGATCCTCTTCGTCTCGCACTTCCTCGAGCAGGTCTACGACATCTCGGACCGCATGACGGTCCTGCGCAACGGCAGGCTCGTCGGTGAGTACGTCACCGCCGAGCTCCCGCGTCTCGAGCTCGTCTCCAAGATGATCGGCACCTCGCTCGAGGTCCTCGAGGAGCTGGAGGAGGCGCCCAAGCGCTCGGTCGCCGACCGCGACGGGACGACCCCGTTCGTCCAGGCCCTCGGCGTCGGCCGCAAGGGCTCGGTGCAGCCGTTCGACCTCGACGTGTACCCGGGCGAGGTCGTCGGGCTCGCCGGCCTGCTCGGCTCCGGACGCACCGAGCTCGCGCGCCTGCTCGCGGGAGCGGACCGCGCGGACAGCGGCCAGGTGCGCGTCGGAGGTGCGCCCGCGCGCCTGCGCACGCCGCGCAGCGCGATGCAGCACAAGATCGCGTTCTCCTCGGAGCACCGCAAGGCCGAGGGCATCGTGGGCGACCTGACGATCCGCGAGAACATCGTGCTCGGGCTCCAGGCGGAGCGCGGCTGGGCACGACGACTGCCGAGGAAGCAGGTCGACGAGATCGTCGAGACGTACATCAAGGCGCTCGCGATCCGCCCCGGCAACCCGGACGCCCTCATCAAGAACCTCTCGGGCGGCAACCAGCAGAAGGTGCTCCTCGCGCGCTGGCTCGCGACGGCACCCAAGCTGCTCATCCTCGACGAGCCGACGCGCGGCATCGACGTCGGCGCCAAGGCCGAGATCCAGAAGCTCGTCGCCCAGCTCGCGGGCGAGGGCATGTCGGTCGTGTTCATCTCGGCCGAGCTCGAGGAGGTGCTGCGGCTCAGCCACCGCATCGCCGTCATGCGCGACCGCGTCAAGGTCGCCGAGATCACCAACGACGAGGACGTCACGGTCGAGGACGTCGTCGAGCTCATCGCGAGCGGAGGGCAGGAGTCATGA
- a CDS encoding ABC transporter substrate-binding protein: MFSTTKARTRLTGVLAGVAVLALAACSSGGGSTDESGNDEGGEAGGGDAIVVGFSQVGAESGWRAANTKSIQDTLTAENGFDLKFSDAQQKQENQIQAIRSYIAQGVDVIAFSPVVESGWDAVLEEAKQADIPVILTDRAVDSEDDTLYESFIGSDFVLEGEMAGEWVSENVATEPINVVELQGTTGAAPAIDRKTGFEDATKDNPNVTIIDSQTGNFTRAEGKTVMEGFLQAHDDIDLVYAHNDDMGLGAIEAIEAAGLVPGEDIKIVTVDAVKDGMQALADGKINFIVECNPLLGPDLADIIKKVVAGEEVEKRIVVKDESFTQEQAIEALPTREY; encoded by the coding sequence ATGTTCAGCACGACCAAGGCGCGCACGCGTCTGACGGGTGTCCTCGCCGGCGTGGCGGTCCTCGCGCTCGCGGCGTGCAGCAGCGGGGGCGGCAGCACGGACGAGAGCGGCAACGACGAGGGCGGAGAGGCGGGCGGTGGCGACGCGATCGTCGTCGGCTTCTCGCAGGTCGGCGCCGAGTCCGGCTGGCGCGCGGCCAACACCAAGTCCATCCAGGACACGCTCACGGCCGAGAACGGCTTCGACCTCAAGTTCTCCGACGCGCAGCAGAAGCAGGAGAACCAGATCCAGGCGATCCGCTCCTACATCGCGCAGGGCGTCGACGTCATCGCGTTCTCCCCGGTCGTCGAGTCCGGCTGGGACGCGGTGCTCGAGGAGGCCAAGCAGGCCGACATCCCCGTGATCCTCACGGACCGCGCGGTCGACTCCGAGGACGACACCCTCTACGAGTCGTTCATCGGCTCCGACTTCGTCCTCGAGGGCGAGATGGCCGGCGAGTGGGTCTCCGAGAACGTCGCCACCGAGCCGATCAACGTCGTCGAGCTCCAGGGCACCACGGGCGCCGCCCCCGCGATCGACCGCAAGACCGGTTTCGAGGACGCGACGAAGGACAACCCGAACGTCACGATCATCGACTCCCAGACGGGCAACTTCACGCGCGCCGAGGGCAAGACCGTCATGGAGGGCTTCCTCCAGGCGCACGACGACATCGACCTCGTCTACGCGCACAACGACGACATGGGCCTCGGCGCCATCGAGGCCATCGAGGCCGCGGGTCTCGTCCCGGGCGAGGACATCAAGATCGTCACCGTCGACGCGGTCAAGGACGGCATGCAGGCGCTCGCCGACGGCAAGATCAACTTCATCGTCGAGTGCAACCCGCTCCTCGGCCCGGACCTGGCGGACATCATCAAGAAGGTCGTCGCGGGCGAAGAGGTCGAGAAGCGCATCGTCGTGAAGGACGAGTCCTTCACGCAGGAGCAGGCCATCGAGGCGCTCCCGACGCGCGAGTACTGA
- the araA gene encoding L-arabinose isomerase has translation MSKPYADREIWFLTGSQDLYGEETLRQVAEQSQEVARALDASPDVPANVVWKPVLKDAVSIRRAMLDANADDRVLGVVTWMHTFSPAKMWIGGLDQLRKPLLHLHTQANVELPWDTIDFDFMNLNQAAHGDREYAYVATRLGVARTTVVGHVSNPAVTARVGSWVRGAAGWAATHELRLARFGDNMRNVAVTEGDKTEAELRFGVSVNTWGVNDLVRAVEEVSEADVDALVAEYEDLYDVVPELRKDGDRHASLRYAARQEIALETFLESVGAKAFTTNFEDLGDLRQLPGIAVQRLMAKGYGFGAEGDWKTAVLVRAAKVMGEGLPGGASLMEDYTYDLTPGSEKILGAHMLEICPSLTTSKPRVEIHPLGIGGKEDPVRMVFDADPGVGVVVSLADMRDRFRLTANVVDVVAPSAPLPHLPVARAVWEPRPDFATSAEAWLTAGGAHHTVLSTAAGIDAFEVFADIARTELLVIDESTTRRGFRDQVRWNQVFYRVAQGL, from the coding sequence ATGAGCAAGCCCTACGCGGACCGCGAGATCTGGTTCCTCACCGGGAGCCAGGACCTGTACGGAGAGGAGACGCTGCGGCAGGTCGCCGAGCAGTCCCAGGAGGTCGCGCGCGCCCTCGACGCGTCCCCCGACGTCCCGGCGAACGTGGTCTGGAAGCCCGTCCTCAAGGACGCCGTCTCGATCCGGCGCGCGATGCTCGACGCGAACGCGGACGACCGCGTGCTGGGCGTCGTGACGTGGATGCACACGTTCAGCCCCGCGAAGATGTGGATCGGAGGCCTCGACCAGCTCCGCAAGCCGCTGCTGCACCTGCACACGCAGGCGAACGTCGAGCTGCCGTGGGACACGATCGACTTCGACTTCATGAACCTCAACCAGGCCGCGCACGGCGACCGTGAGTACGCGTACGTCGCGACGCGCCTGGGCGTCGCGCGCACGACCGTCGTCGGGCACGTGTCGAACCCGGCCGTCACGGCGCGCGTCGGCTCGTGGGTGCGCGGCGCCGCCGGCTGGGCGGCGACGCACGAGCTGCGCCTGGCCCGCTTCGGCGACAACATGCGCAACGTCGCGGTGACCGAGGGCGACAAGACCGAGGCCGAGCTGCGCTTCGGTGTGAGCGTGAACACGTGGGGCGTGAACGACCTCGTGCGCGCGGTCGAGGAGGTCTCCGAGGCGGACGTCGACGCGCTCGTCGCGGAGTACGAGGACCTCTACGACGTGGTCCCCGAGCTGCGCAAGGACGGCGACCGGCACGCGTCGCTGCGGTACGCCGCACGCCAGGAGATCGCGCTCGAGACGTTCCTCGAGTCGGTGGGCGCCAAGGCGTTCACGACGAACTTCGAGGACCTCGGCGACCTGCGCCAGCTCCCCGGCATCGCGGTCCAGCGCCTCATGGCCAAGGGCTACGGCTTCGGCGCCGAGGGCGACTGGAAGACCGCCGTCCTCGTGCGCGCCGCGAAGGTCATGGGCGAGGGCCTCCCGGGCGGTGCCTCGCTCATGGAGGACTACACCTACGACCTCACGCCGGGCAGCGAGAAGATCCTCGGCGCGCACATGCTCGAGATCTGCCCGTCGCTCACGACGTCGAAGCCCCGGGTCGAGATCCACCCGCTCGGGATCGGCGGCAAGGAGGACCCCGTCCGCATGGTGTTCGACGCCGACCCGGGCGTCGGCGTCGTCGTGTCCCTCGCGGACATGCGCGACCGGTTCCGCCTCACGGCCAACGTGGTCGACGTCGTCGCGCCCTCGGCCCCCCTGCCGCACCTGCCGGTCGCGCGGGCGGTGTGGGAGCCGCGCCCCGACTTCGCGACGTCCGCCGAGGCGTGGCTCACCGCGGGCGGCGCGCACCACACGGTGCTCTCCACCGCGGCCGGCATCGACGCGTTCGAGGTGTTCGCCGACATCGCGCGCACCGAGCTGCTGGTCATCGACGAGAGCACGACGCGCCGGGGCTTCCGCGACCAGGTGCGGTGGAACCAGGTGTTCTACCGCGTCGCGCAGGGCCTCTGA